tatatatatatatgtatgtatgtatgtatgtatgtatgtatatatgtgtatctatatgtatatatatatagtcagttagatagatatagatgtgtatatatacatacaaatatatatcttactatatccagagcaatatccatatctatatttttaaccatatatatatgtatatgtatatatatatatatatatatatatatatatttatgcatatatgtatatatacacagacatacatatccatatatttgtatacaaacatattcatatatatatatatatatatatatatatatatatatatatatatatatatatatatacatatataatataatatatatatatatatatatatatatatatatatatatacatatgtatatgcatatatgtatgtatatatacactatatatattatatatatatatatagatagatagatatatagatatatagatatatagatatttatttatttatttatttatttataaatatggatagatagatagatagatagatagatagatagatagatagatagatagataaatagatagatagatagattatatatatatatatatatatatatatatatatatatatatatatatatatgcatttatatatacatccatatatgtatgtatatatatgtatgtatagatatatacacatacacacaaatgcgtgtgtgtttatatatgcatacttgtatgtgtatatatatagacacatacacgtttggatatatatatttatatatatatatatatatatatatatatatgaatacatatatacatatatatacacatatatacatatatatgtatatatatgcatacacacatacacactctcacacacatatatacgcacacatatgtatatgtgtatatgtatacatacatacatacatacatacgtacatatgtgtgttctgtatatatgatgtataccggcacacacacacacacacacacacacacacccacacacacacacacacacacacgcgcgcgcgcgcgcgcgcgcacacacacagatatatatatatatatatatatatatatatattatatatatatatatatatatatatatatatatatatatatatatatatatatatatatatatatatatatatatatatatgtgtgtgtgtgtgtgtgtgtgcgcgtgtgtgtgtgtgtgtgtgtgtgtgtgtgtgtgtgtttgtgtgtctgtatgtgtgtgtctgtatgtgtgtgtctgcatgtgtgtgtctgtatgtgtgtgtctgtatgtgtgtgtgtgtgtctgtgtgtgtgtgtgtgtgtgtgtgtgtgtgtgtgtgtgtgtgtgtgtgtgtgtgtgtaaaaggctatgagccttagtacaatggtgaacagagggtggTTATAGTTGTTTAACgccgtgactctttattactaagagttgacacacagtatgggaacacacgggaTGATGTTTAAAGGGTAATGCGGTGTGCGCgatgtcacgtgtcaggccgaccttaccacgtcgggtgctggcgacaaactgacgggtcaagcgaggtcagataacatcgtcatctacgtaaacagccacgtggtacactggtaatagaaatactGCAAGCAATGTACAATGTAGCAAACGGAAcctgtgacctcacctcgctctccccatgcttcctccagctgcttctattgcTTTCGGTATCTGGAACGGTCACTaattataccgaggatgacctaggcctcagggagttcgtcgccagcgtccagtgtggtaaggtcggcgtagccctctccctccgggcaggttgacctgacacgtgacccagcataccgccttaCTCATATatagacatcatctcgtgtgttcccatactgtgtggtgctcttagcaataaagagttacgtcgttataccagtatcactacccctgcagccattgtactaaggttcatagccttttacagtgtgtgtgtgtggtgtgtgtgtgtgtgtgtgtgtgtgtgtgtgtgtgtgtgttagtgtgtgtgtgtgtgtgtgtgtgtgtgtgtgtgtgtgtgtgtgtgtgtgtgtgtgtgtgtgtgtgtgttgtgtgtctaatatatatatatatatatatatatatatatatatatatatatatatatgtatatatgtaaatatatatatatatatatatttatatatatttatatatatgtatatatatttatatatatgtatatatatttatatatatgtatatatatttatatatatgtatatatatttatatattcatatttatcatatatgcgtatatatatctatatatggttcgatagatagatagatatagatatggatattgctatggtatagatatagatatgtatgtatgtatatgcacgtctatatctaactatatacatatacatatatatatattatatatatatagaatatatatatagaatgtatataaatatatatatatatatatatatatatacatatatctatttatatgcgtatatatatatgtatatatataatatatatatatatatatatatatatatatatgtgtgtgtgtgtgtgtgtgtgtgtgtgtgtgtgtgtgtgtgtgtgtgtgtgtgtgtgtgtgtgtacatatatgtatatatatacacaaaaacatatacatatatatgtatacaaacatacatatacatatgtatatatgaatatacatatatatatatgtgtgtgtatatatatatatacacacacacacacacatatatatatatatatatatatatatatatatatatatatatatatatatatatatatattatgtgtgtgtgtgtgtgtgtgtgtgtgtgtgtgtgtgtgtgtgtgtgtgtgtatgtatatatatacatatagatacacatatatatacatacatatatgtatcatatacaaatacatatttatatatatatatatatatatatatatatatatatgtgtatatatatatatatatatatatatatatatatatatatatctgtgtgtgtgtgtgtgtgtgtgtgtgtgtgtgtgtgtctgtatgtgtgtgtgtgtgtgtgtctgtctgtctgtctgtatgtgtctaggcctagacctctaggcctaaaggcttcgcctcattgctaaatgcatcaagatccgccaccagttactccaaggactcagataggatagcaacatcgtcggcaaagtcaaggtctgagaccttgatattgcccagtgttgctctacactgactttggctagtagctctgctttTATCCAGTCTATacatgtgttgaaaagtgttggtgcaaggacacagccttgcctcacccctgaattaacaggggagaagttcaacagacccccaccacactttatagcactttcagtaccagtataaaggtttactcttaggccaataatctttgtcggaattcccgactctcaggatctcccatagcgattcacgatgcacagagtcaaacgcctttttgaggtcgatgtaggttgcaagcaacacacgaccaaactcatgacggcgttccacaattactcgaagcgatAGTATCCGGTCTATCATGGAttttccaggagtaaatccatactgctctggtctctgatgcctcagtaggtggttgcagatccatttcagaagaatgtggacgagaaccttgcctggtatgctgagcagtgtaatgccacggaagttgctacaatcccaacgatcccctttccccttccagagagggatgaccacgcccctcagcaggtcagggggaatggtaccagattgccagatggcagtaaGGACTGtctgcaggccccgagccataggttcacccccagcctttagcagttcagcagggatgtcacatatgcctgcagctttcccactcttcagcttggaaatcgccagcctaacctctgttagggtaggagtttcctcgctgatgggtgggtccggcacaggcactgtgacatcccttgcatccaagctaactgttggagggtctacctggtacaactgttcaaaatactcagcccaacaatCAAGAACCCCAACATgacctgagatgatccgtccatccgctgatcggactgcagtcatctgtgaggagggcttagagtttagctttctcagggcttggtaggcagggcgaaggtcgtttaccaagaaatggccttcgacctcctcagcaagattcctgatgaactgctccttgtcccttctcagcagtgtccgagccctacgcaccatggagcaacacaagacttgattgccattcagccaagccatgtgacatgcttcagtggcctccaatgtttccAAGGAGATGAAATTCTatcttgccctcgggtgtacgccaatggactcctgggctgcttcaagagttacgcgcttgaagagctcccacagagcaactgggtatgtcaggttgtcgagttctgtgaatcggtcagagactgccatggtgaacccacaggcacactcctcctcccttagtctgtccaggtgaagcactttagggtggccactggagggacggggagttttgaagtggacctgttgggtagccacaaccagtctatggtcagtgccacagaactcggcactccggtaatctctgcagttctggaggatcctccatcgcgtgctaacaagaatgtggtcgatctccttggccactgtatctgtatccctataccatgtccagtgatgcgggttggagcactggtaccaggagccagagatcctcattttctgggacctagcaaagtccaggagaaggaggctgttctcgctgctgggatcagctcctgagccatgggggccgacagacatctcatagccagctcggtcacagctggataccgcattgaagtcgcccagaacagtgcgaatatctcgccgggggcaattgtctgccacagatgcaagtttggtatagaacgcctctttcacttcAAGTTTagatacatcggtaggagcgtatacagcaataagcgacatgaagctaaaagcatgcttcagtctcagtgccataatatgctcatcaaccggtgtcaccttgacttccgagggctgaagtcggttggagatggctatggctactccctggaggtggtgaccatcgctgtggaccaaccagtagtaggtgtacccactcatactgatcgtgccgctaccaggtcttctcacctctgagagggcagctacctcaactcccattcacttcaattcccgcaatagcagaggtaaccgctcatcatgccgcaaggaccggatgttccaagcgcctacccggaaagctcgcctgaggttaagcatcaggtggtcactccgggtgcacgccacctctaccTTAGCCTTAGCCTTAGCCGATGCTGCTCCAAATAAAGGGGGCCagcgggctgtggggccgcccatccgcctgtggggttcccgagggctttgtcccacaagcttcatggtgggttggtgcctgccagggCGGCTAGGTGGCAGgaattggtacggagccagagcatgtccacatgccggtgggtcATAGCTCCGTatctctagggcctcctgctgctccgagatcccacaCAGTTTAGCTTggaaccgcaaggtgcccagttacccatgggtggccacaaggaggcactgcagaagtcttgatgatggagaggctgtgacctggcaggggagacttatgcaaaagctgctccctttttgcacttggctagccagtggtggaagctgcaagcgagaaggcattcaagcacttaacactatctaggctaccacatcatcgcttcacatcaccttgcgcgtgaagcactcacctatatatatatatatatatatatatatatatatatatatatatatatatatatatatatatatatatatatatatatatataatatagaaatatattatatatataatatatttatatattatatatatatatatatatattatgtatttgtgacAGTGGAGACGACGGCCAACAATGCAAGAATAAGGCCTGCTGCAAGCAACACTGTATTTTTGGTCCCATATTTTAACAAAACATATGGCCTGACTTCAGTCTTATCAAGTCAATCGACTGGTGTCCTTGGCGAGGTCAAGATCAACCTGTCGCTCTCTCACTGACCTCGCGCAGGTCCTGGAAATGCCTTAATGAAGTAGTGGCTGCAGATAACATGCCGTTATCCTTGTAATTTTTAGACAAATTAGGTCTAATGCACAGCTTCTCCTCACTGGACTCGGTGTAGGGTGGAGGAATGAGAGGTTGAGCACTATTGTTAATGCTAAACAGAAGTGACTTAATTATTGTGACCAAAGCAATTATCTGATTTTGATATACACTTCCGAACCCCACCACATCCTAGCGATAAGAAAAGTGCTCAGGATGGTTTCCTAAAGCCTGCAGCTGAAGTTGATGAGTCCTTGATGTCGAATCAGAATGCATCTGTACGTAGAACTGAGTCTCGGGCTGGCCTTTCCAAGCTTGCAGCCAAAGCAGGAAAGCTTCTTACAGCTTCTAGATGGTTTCCTTGATTGAAATGGGAGCACAGACTGTACCTTCCATTCAGGCCATTCCCTGAACTGAGaggtgtaatgaaaaaaaagataacctaGGCAAAAAATTCGGAGGGAGACTTTAGATCTCAAAACTACTTATCGCAGTTTCAAGTTATGGACGCTCAATCCAAGGTCGAAATAGATTCAGTAGGAAAAGATTCACTGGCAAGCTATTAATTCCCTCAAAACGGGGAGGGTCAGTGTGGTAATAGCAAGAATATCGCCATGCTCCacttacgcaaacacacacacacacacacacacacacacacacacacacacacacacacacacacacacacacacacacacacacacacacatatctgcccACAATTTCGTTTGCACAGGTCCGAAAATAATAAAGTAGCCCTTATCCTAATAAATAGCACCGATAGTTGAAACAtcaattatctttcattattgatCGTCACGAATTCTCTCATAGCTCCAACCGCCGACGACAGCGGACGGGCCGCGGGCGGTCGCTTGGCGACAGGCGTGAACGTGCTGCAGTATAGAGATTACACTTATCACTGTGAAAATCATTTGCCAATTTATCAGGAGTTTATCTTCACCACTTCGAAGGTACAGTCTTATAGGAAAAGGGAGGTCGTCCTTACTgaataaattacaaaattaaataacTAAACCATTTCCATATTTCTTCGTACGGTATTACGTATAAAGTATAGATATTTTGTATAGTGAGTTGATTACGAGGACCTTAGCCAAGTGTGTAGTTTGATTTGGAACCAGTAAAACAAttgcaaatacataaatattagaaCCAGAAGTTAGTCTGGAAGTCAATTAAATCCTCGGCCTCCGTGCGGTCTCTGGCAAAGGCCAGCAACAGGAATATTAAATCTACAGTATATCAACTCCGTCATATTTACCCAGGAGCTTGTATACTTGTATACCATAGTATCTGTTAATGAGAACCAGCCTGAATCCTGTTTTGCAGTATGTGCATAATGCAGATGTGATAACGTCAGAACAGGGACCATGGCAACCACATGGACCTTGCACCACTGAgattataaacaatatttttagCATAGCCGATATGATTTTGAAAAATGTGGCATCTTGAAAGTTAATTGTCCCTAATATGAATACATGAATCACTAGGCAAGACCATCAAGACCACTTGTGCCCCTGCAAAGACCAACAAAAATCACTAGCAGCAACCAGCAAGAGAGAGCTCCTGAAGGCCTATGAGACAATAAATGCAAGGAAGCTCAACAAGCTGCTTGCCTGAATTTACGGGTGGAAGATCAATTTTCTTTGCTGGACTGTGCTCTGACAAAGTAGTTATAATGATGTTAGTTATTTAAAAGTCATTTTTTGAGTCATTAGTAtgtatgacaaaaataacaatagaaataacaagaataatatcaccatcattactatgatcattgcagttatcattgctatcattattgttatttttattgttattagttaattactttattagaatttttttttaactgttactactattattagtgttattattattttatggtctttatttgtttattattattacttttgttggaATAATCAAAGATGATTATTTGTTAGGATACTTTTTTACGTCATGTGTCTATGATATACGTCATATTACCAAAACAAAGGTGAAGTTCTATTTTGTTAATTTACCcatgtaagagtatgttttcGTTTATGTACGCAATCTAACAGCAAAGttatctgttattattgatattaatagtgttatgtttatttatttatttatttatttattttattgttattgttattcctatttttatttattatttttattgttactgctgtACTCATACcattatattttgtgttaatattactactactactactactactactactactactactactactactactactactactactactactactactactactactattactgttgttattatttttaactttattattacttttattgttactgttattattattatttttaatagtaataatattcttgttattgatatgagcatgattgtcataatttttattattattattgctataataagtgttaataagaaatattataggtattattattagtattatcattatgaatatataatattacttttgcATATTATGGTGATATCTTATTATGATCCCATTATTGCTacagcattatcattttcattactattactataggctagactattattatatattttcattatttttttatttttattattattattattgttattattattattactattattgtaatttcttttctcttgtttttctttttctgggagcaAATAGGCCTTAGTGTCTCTTGTCCACAGAATTTTGATGAGTGattatatcctttatttttgAGCTTTGTATATCAAAGAGTGTCTGATGTATATTTAAGGCCATTACCTTAATTTTTGTCGATCTCCATGCTATCTGAATTGAACTTTTACCATTGGATAAAgcaaatatgcatgtgtatgtttttaaatttaaagtattgGATAGAACTGGCTTTACATTAGATACAAGAAATATAACTATGATGACCAGTTTTATTTGAGCAATAAACAGGACATCTTCATATATACAAtgctaaaaaaagggaagaagaaaaaaattagtttGATTAATTTTCAGCAGCAGATAAAACATTTAAATCTTTCTCATTTCCAGATATTTACAACATTCAGCTCTAAACTGTGATGTTATATTACTGACTTTCATTAGTCAAGAATGAAACGGAAGATTAACCAAGCTTCTGCCTCAAGGAAGAAAGCAAAGGCAAGCCGTGAACAAGATCAAGTACTGAAAACAGATGTCTTTGCAGGGTTAAAATGCTTTATTCACCCTGCAAACTTTGGTGTAGGTAGACTCAATATATTTCAGAAACTGGTGAAGAACAATGGTGGAGAGCTGTATGATTCATTGCCATTGGCTTGTGAAAGGGTTACTCATGTTATCTTTGAGGAGTCTTTGGATGCTGACAAGATCCAAAAGTTGATTGATTCATCACAGTATCAAAATGCCATTTTTGTAAGATGTTCTTGGTTAAGTGCTTGCTCTAAATCCAAAACTAAGATTGAGACCAAAGATTTTGAAATCAAACTGTCATCAGAGTGTTCAAAGGATAAGAAGAATATATCCTTTTCATCTGAACAGCCAAAAGTAAACAGCCAGAGTACAAATGTGCTGCAGAATGCAGCTTATGAGGATTCCATATCAGGAAGGAAAAGAACCAAAGACACTTTAGTTACAACCACCAAACAGTCCAGAGAACAGGATGAAAATTTGCTTTCTAGTGATAGAGAAGGGCCATTACTAGAGAGCTCCACAAGATGTGATACCAAAGATATTAGTTCCTCTGTTAAAGATCATCTTCAGAATGATACAGATGCAAAGAATGCAAGTAGAGAAGAAGGTAATACTTCAGAAGAAAATATTACAAGGAAAGggagcttcaaaaaaaaaaagttctttcccAAAGAACTAAAGGTACAAATATAGTGTTTAAGGATATTGAATGTTGCTATATCCCAGATGCAGTGTAAATAATCCAAGATGATTTACAAAAGGTTTAAGATCAGTACAATAGGTTTTTATTTCAGGAGAAATTTGCATGTGCAAGGCCCTCTAGCAGTCAAGTCAAAGATTTGAATTACCACATTACTGCAGAGCTTGAGAAGTTAGCTGCAGCCtacaaaagtaaaaaagacaCATGGAGAGCCCTTGGATATCAGAAAGCTATTTCTGCCATTCGTAACTACCCAAGGCCTATTACATCCAGAGAGGTACACTTCCCAAGATTTCCATTTATCCACTTCATTGACTTGTAATAATGTTGGTTTAAGGACGATATAAGTCTTAAAGTTAAAAAGTTATTCCTGGCAGAACAAGTTCTTAACCTGTATACAggagtacatgtatacataatccACTCACTATTATTTTGTGGTTCCAGAGTCTATTACTAGGCCTACTCATTCTTACCACCCCATGCCTTAAATTTTCAGAAAGAAAAGTTTTATAttcttatactattatcattgttaataatagtgtaatgataataatgataatgataacgatttcaATAGTGATGGTGTTAGTAACAGAAATAACAGGAAGTAACAGGAATGAGGTAAATATATAGGTTTCAAGATTTGATAAAAGTGTGATGTTTGTTACAGGAGGCCCTCAGTATCCGTGGCGTAGGAGGACGCTTAGCAGACAAAGTTGCAGAGATTATAGAAAATGGTAAACTAAGGAAAGTAGCTGAAGTGTGTGAGGATGATGAAACTCAAACACTACAGCTCTTCATGGGTGTCTGGGGAGCTGGACCAACCACTGCACATGGCTGGTACATTCAGGTTAGtgtacaaaaaaaagacaaaaagttttgactttgtatgtttgtgtttgtatgcattaTCATGAATATGGCTTATTAAACATGATCAGATATATAAACAGTCATAGACCTAAATGATCCAGTACATGATTAGGCAACCAAGTTCAGTTATTTATTTTCCAGGGATACAGAACACTGGAAGATCtacaagaaaaagggaatttgACTAGATATCAGCAAATTGGTCTGaagtattatgatgatataaatagcCGCATCCCTCGTGAAGAAGTTACAGAAATTGAAAAATACGTAAGTGCACACACAatattgtaaaaatgtatatattagcagtgtgctttttttctatttctttcaattttttctcttcttttctcttcttttcatctgaCAAACAGCTGGAATTTTTACAAGAGTATTTACCTAATTATTTAATCAAAAGTGATATAAGTGTTTGCTTCTAGGTCCGGTCTGCTGCACTTAGTATTAAAAAAGGGCTTATTGTTATGGTATGTGGCTCATACAGACGTGGCAGAGCAACTTGTGGAGATGTTGATGTGCTGGTGACTCACCCTGATGGCCAGTCTCATGAAATGGTTTTCCAACCACTCTTGAATAAGTTGAGGGAAACAGGTACAGCacatgtttttacttttttatgttcataaaaagaaaagaaaaaaaaatatttatattttttttctttttttcttttgtgctctgcattcttttttttcatatgattcCAGGTTTTTTAAC
The genomic region above belongs to Penaeus monodon isolate SGIC_2016 chromosome 16, NSTDA_Pmon_1, whole genome shotgun sequence and contains:
- the LOC119582732 gene encoding DNA polymerase lambda-like isoform X1; translation: MKRKINQASASRKKAKASREQDQVLKTDVFAGLKCFIHPANFGVGRLNIFQKLVKNNGGELYDSLPLACERVTHVIFEESLDADKIQKLIDSSQYQNAIFVRCSWLSACSKSKTKIETKDFEIKLSSECSKDKKNISFSSEQPKVNSQSTNVLQNAAYEDSISGRKRTKDTLVTTTKQSREQDENLLSSDREGPLLESSTRCDTKDISSSVKDHLQNDTDAKNASREEGNTSEENITRKGSFKKKKFFPKELKEKFACARPSSSQVKDLNYHITAELEKLAAAYKSKKDTWRALGYQKAISAIRNYPRPITSREEALSIRGVGGRLADKVAEIIENGKLRKVAEVCEDDETQTLQLFMGVWGAGPTTAHGWYIQGYRTLEDLQEKGNLTRYQQIGLKYYDDINSRIPREEVTEIEKYVRSAALSIKKGLIVMVCGSYRRGRATCGDVDVLVTHPDGQSHEMVFQPLLNKLRETGFLTDDLVTQEDNGNQKKYLGVCKLLGEDRKHRRLDVIVVPYSEFAPASMYFTGSAHFNRSMRLLAIKMGMSLSEHGLRTGIIRQKGEKLTKGQLLHTPTEESIFKHLGLDYRSPEERDH
- the LOC119582732 gene encoding DNA polymerase lambda-like isoform X2; protein product: MKRKINQASASRKKAKASREQDQVLKTDVFAGLKCFIHPANFGVGRLNIFQKLVKNNGGELYDSLPLACERVTHVIFEESLDADKIQKLIDSSQYQNAIFVRCSWLSACSKSKTKIETKDFEIKLSSECSKDKKNISFSSEQPKVNSQSTNVLQNAAYEDSISGRKRTKDTLVTTTKQSREQDENLLSSDREGPLLESSTRCDTKDISSSVKDHLQNDTDAKNASREEGNTSEENITRKGSFKKKKFFPKELKEKFACARPSSSQVKDLNYHITAELEKLAAAYKSKKDTWRALGYQKAISAIRNYPRPITSREEALSIRGVGGRLADKVAEIIENGKLRKVAEVCEDDETQTLQLFMGVWGAGPTTAHGWYIQGYRTLEDLQEKGNLTRYQQIGLKYYDDINSRIPREEVTEIEKYVRSAALSIKKGLIVMVCGSYRRGRATCGDVDVLVTHPDGQSHEMVFQPLLNKLRETGFLTDDLVTQEDNGNQKKYLGVCKLLGEDRKHRRLDVIVVPYSEFAPASMYFTGSAHFNR